A window from Physeter macrocephalus isolate SW-GA chromosome 11, ASM283717v5, whole genome shotgun sequence encodes these proteins:
- the LOC129392587 gene encoding calpain small subunit 1-like: RNVLGGLISWAGGSSSNSGGGGGGTTRRILGGVISAISKAAAQYNPEPPPPRTHYSNIGANESEKARQFRRLFAQLAGEDMEVSATELMNILNKVVTRHPDLKTDGIGIDTCRSMVAVMDSDTTGKLGFEEFTYLWNNIKKWQAIYKQFDIDCSGTTGSSELPGTFEAAGFRLNEHLYNTIIPRYSDEGGNTDFDNFISCLVRLDAMFRAFKSLDKDGTGQTQVNIQEWLQLTMYS, from the coding sequence aggaatGTGCTCGGAGGCCTGATCAGCTGGGCCggaggcagcagcagcaatagcggcggcggcggcggcggaacTACCAGGCGCATCCTGGGCGGGGTCATTAGCGCCATTAGTAAGGCGGCTGCGCAGTACAACCCAGAGCCCCCGCCCCCTCGCACCCATTACTCCAACATCGGGGCCAATGAGAGTGAGAAGGCCCGGCAGTTCCGGAGGCTTTTTGCCCAGCTGGCTGGAGAGGACATGGAGGTCAGTGCCACAGAACTCATGAACATCCTCAACAAAGTCGTGACCCGACATCCTGATCTGAAGACTGATGGTATTGGCATTGACACATGTCGCAGCATGGTGGCTGTTATGGATAGTGACACGACCGGCAAGCTGGGCTTCGAGGAATTCACGTACTTGTGGAACAACATCAAAAAGTGGCAGGCCATATATAAACAGTTTGACATTGACTGTTCAGGGACCACTGGCAGCAGTGAACTCCCGGGGACCTTTGAGGCAGCAGGATTCCGCCTGAATGAGCATCTCTACAACACGATCATCCCACGATACTCAGATGAGGGAGGGAACACTGATTTTGACAACTTCATCAGCTGCCTGGTCAGACTGGATGCGATGTTCCGTGCCTTCAAATCTCTTGACAAAGATGGCACTGGACAAACCCAGGTGAACATCCAGGAGTGGCTACAGCTGACCATGTATTCCTGA
- the LOC112061881 gene encoding archaemetzincin-2-like → MQTVRHSEHTLKTALISKNPALVSQYEKLDAGEKRLMDEAFRPDSDLFGPITLHSQSDWITSHPEAPQDFEEFFNDLYRKTPSPQKHSIYTQCIGLLGNTRSISEEYVKWLKGYCEAFFYGLTVKLLEPVPVSATRCSFRIGNNTQNLQIHAGQILKFLKKKKPEDAFCVVGITMIDLYPRDSWNFVFGQASLTDGVGIFSFARYGSDFYSSHYEGKLKKLQKKSSSDYSVFYNYYVAEVTSVLLLWSCKTLTHEIGRIFGLRHCQWLTCLMQGSNHLEEADQRPLDLCPICLRKLQSAISFHLKDRYKGPRVPALAQEDPTCRGATKPVRHNY, encoded by the coding sequence ATGCAAACAGTACGGCACTCTGAACACACACTAAAGACAGCTCTCATCTCAAAGAACCCAGCGCTTGTGTCACAGTATGAGAAGTTAGATGCTGGGGAAAAGCGTCTGATGGACGAAGCCTTCCGGCCAGACAGTGATCTCTTTGGACCCATTACTTTGCATTCGCAGTCAGACTGGATAACCTCCCATCCTGAGGCTCCCCAAGACTTTGAAGAGTTTTTCAATGATCTTTACAGAAAGACACCTTCTCCACAGAAGCACAGTATTTATACACAGTGCATTGGATTGCTAGGAAACACCAGAAGTATCAGTGAAGAATATGTGAAATGGCTCAAGGGCTACTGTGAAGCATTTTTCTATGGCTTGACAGTAAAACTCCTAGAACCAGTACCTGTCTCTGCAACGAGGTGTTCATTTAGAATCGGCAATAACACACAGAACCTACAGATTCATGCAGGACAGATCCTGAagttcttaaaaaagaagaaacctgaAGATGCTTTTTGTGTTGTGGGAATAACAATGATCGATCTTTACCCAAGAGATTCCTGGAATTTTGTCTTTGGACAGGCATCTTTGACAGATGGTGTGGGGATATTCAGCTTTGCCAGGTACGGCAGCGATTTTTACAGCTCACACTATGAAGGCAAACTGAAGAAGCTACAGAAGAAATCTTCAAGTGACTACTcagttttttataattattacgtTGCTGAAGTGACTAGTGTTTTGCTGCTTTGGTCCTGTAAGACTTTAACCCATGAGATTGGACGTATCTTTGGACTTCGGCACTGCCAGTGGCTCACATGCCTGATGCAAGGCTCCAACCACTTGGAAGAAGCTGACCAGCGTCCCCTCGACCTTTGCCCCATCTGTTTACGCAAGTTGCAGAGTGCTATCAGCTTCCACCTTAAAGACAGATACAAAGGgccacgggttccagccctggcccaggaagatcccacatgccgcggagcaactaagcccgtgcgccacaactactga
- the LOC102977513 gene encoding calpain small subunit 1-like: MFLVNSFLKSGGGGGGGEGLGNVLGGLISWAGGSSSNSGGGGGGTTRRILGGVISAISKAAAQYNPEPPPPRTHYSNIGANESEKARQFRRLFAQLAGEDMEVSATELMNILNKVVTRHPDLKTDGIGIDTCRSMVAVMDSDTTGKLGFEEFKYLWNNIKKWQAWQGTAQGTAWAVSTP; the protein is encoded by the coding sequence ATGTTCCTGGTTAACTCGTTCCTGAAGAGTGGAGGAGGCGGCGGGGGAGGCGAGGGCCTAGGGAATGTGCTCGGAGGCCTGATCAGCTGGGCCggaggcagcagcagcaatagcggcggcggcggcggcggaacTACCAGGCGCATCCTGGGCGGGGTCATTAGCGCCATTAGTAAGGCGGCTGCGCAGTACAACCCAGAGCCCCCGCCCCCTCGCACCCATTACTCCAACATCGGGGCCAATGAGAGTGAGAAGGCCCGGCAGTTCCGGAGGCTTTTTGCCCAGCTGGCTGGAGAGGACATGGAGGTCAGTGCCACAGAACTCATGAACATCCTCAACAAAGTCGTGACCCGACATCCTGATCTGAAGACTGATGGTATTGGCATTGACACATGTCGCAGCATGGTGGCTGTTATGGATAGTGACACGACCGGCAAGCTGGGCTTCGAGGAATTCAAGTACTTGTGGAACAACATCAAAAAGTGGCAGGCCTGGCAGGGCACGGCGCAGGGCACGGCGTGGGCGGTGTCGACGCCCTGA